The following are encoded together in the Pontibacter liquoris genome:
- a CDS encoding OmpP1/FadL family transporter — MYKKLRVLIGFALLCMAPAAQAQYIGNTPYSRYGLGEINSNLGNIRNAGMAGAGISAANSFQANIANPALLYYNSITVFDMSIRGQVKTLSDGNASQRDGNASLSNLSLVVPVSKRWSSAVSLRPFSDVTYEMSSSMPLESNPRASILRGYEGDGGLSELSFSNGVKIVKGLTVGATASYIFGNVTKEASSLVQDDSLSTLSMEQVVYSERTRYQDFLFRAGVNYRQELKESLFLSIGGTYSFESDLNANRKNSYERRTIYEGILDQNIMPDSTKGSVLLPQSWQAGISLDNGSNMTLVADFSAQQWSKFRNFDGDKELADSYRAALGGEYTPDAKSIGNYFKRITYRGGLYYGKTPYEINGTQIGDKGVTVGFTLPIGRSTVYDMYQLNTAFGYGQRGTTSNGLIAEKYFQFSAGITINSRWFIKRRIE; from the coding sequence ATGTATAAAAAACTCCGAGTACTGATAGGGTTTGCCCTGCTGTGCATGGCACCCGCCGCACAGGCGCAATACATTGGCAACACCCCGTACTCCCGCTATGGGTTAGGGGAGATAAACAGCAACCTGGGCAATATCCGCAATGCGGGCATGGCCGGGGCCGGCATTAGTGCAGCCAACAGCTTTCAGGCAAACATCGCTAACCCTGCCTTGCTTTATTATAACAGCATTACGGTGTTTGATATGAGCATTCGCGGGCAGGTGAAAACCCTGAGCGACGGCAACGCCTCGCAGCGCGATGGCAATGCCAGCCTGTCCAACTTGTCGCTGGTCGTGCCGGTGTCCAAGCGCTGGTCGTCAGCGGTGTCGCTGCGGCCTTTCAGCGATGTCACCTATGAAATGAGTTCTTCCATGCCCCTGGAAAGCAACCCGCGGGCATCCATCCTGCGCGGATACGAGGGCGATGGCGGCTTATCGGAGCTGAGTTTCTCCAACGGCGTTAAAATTGTAAAAGGGCTGACTGTTGGCGCTACGGCTTCCTACATCTTCGGCAACGTAACCAAAGAAGCTTCCTCGCTGGTGCAGGACGACTCACTTTCCACTTTATCGATGGAGCAGGTGGTGTATAGCGAGCGTACCCGTTACCAGGACTTCCTTTTTAGAGCAGGCGTAAACTACAGACAGGAACTGAAAGAGTCACTTTTTCTGAGCATAGGCGGTACCTACAGCTTTGAAAGCGACCTGAATGCCAACCGTAAGAATTCGTACGAGCGGCGCACCATCTACGAAGGCATCCTGGACCAGAACATTATGCCCGACAGTACCAAAGGCAGTGTGCTGTTGCCCCAGAGCTGGCAGGCAGGCATCTCGCTGGACAATGGCTCCAACATGACGCTGGTAGCCGATTTCTCGGCGCAGCAATGGTCTAAGTTCCGCAATTTTGATGGTGACAAGGAACTGGCCGACAGCTACCGGGCAGCACTTGGCGGCGAGTATACGCCGGATGCCAAGTCGATCGGTAACTACTTTAAGCGGATTACTTACCGTGGCGGCTTATACTATGGAAAAACCCCTTACGAGATCAACGGCACCCAGATAGGCGACAAAGGTGTAACCGTAGGCTTTACCTTGCCTATTGGCCGGTCTACCGTTTACGATATGTACCAGCTCAACACAGCTTTCGGCTACGGGCAGCGCGGCACCACCTCCAACGGACTGATCGCCGAGAAGTATTTCCAGTTCAGCGCCGGCATTACCATCAACAGCCGCTGGTTCATCAAGCGCCGCATTGAGTAA
- a CDS encoding type III pantothenate kinase, whose amino-acid sequence MRSVAIDIGNTGTKYGLFEEDVFVEQGYFQEKDQLPAALQQQTFDHAIVASVAQDPHAILTRLSVTGKLLELTGQTALPFNNLYKTPQTLGADRKAVAAGASYFFPGRNCLVFDAGTCITHDFVDSTGTYHGGGIAPGLNMKFKALHTFTERLPLVQRTENAYPLTGQTTQESILSGVLAGTVAELNGLIAAYAQKAPALVVILCGGDAGFFESTLKGRIFVIPELVLIGLHRILVYNV is encoded by the coding sequence ATGCGGAGCGTCGCGATCGACATCGGGAACACGGGCACCAAGTATGGCCTTTTTGAAGAGGACGTCTTTGTAGAACAAGGCTATTTTCAGGAAAAAGACCAGCTGCCGGCGGCTTTGCAACAGCAAACCTTCGACCATGCCATTGTTGCCTCGGTCGCGCAAGACCCGCATGCTATCCTAACAAGGCTGTCTGTTACCGGCAAGCTCCTGGAGCTGACGGGGCAGACAGCCTTGCCTTTTAATAACCTGTACAAAACGCCTCAAACCCTGGGGGCCGACAGAAAAGCCGTTGCCGCAGGGGCCAGTTACTTTTTTCCGGGGCGCAACTGCCTGGTGTTTGACGCCGGCACCTGCATCACACACGATTTTGTGGACAGCACCGGCACCTACCATGGCGGGGGCATTGCACCCGGCCTGAACATGAAATTCAAAGCCCTGCATACTTTTACCGAACGCCTGCCGTTAGTACAGCGAACAGAAAACGCCTATCCGCTGACCGGGCAAACCACGCAGGAGTCGATCCTGAGCGGGGTGCTGGCCGGTACGGTGGCCGAACTCAACGGCCTGATAGCGGCTTATGCGCAAAAAGCGCCTGCTTTAGTGGTTATACTTTGCGGAGGAGACGCAGGATTTTTTGAAAGTACGTTAAAAGGGCGCATCTTTGTAATTCCTGAACTGGTCTTGATCGGGCTTCACAGAATTTTAGTATATAATGTATAA
- a CDS encoding pseudouridine synthase: MAKDNERPARGNAGEGRRGAGSNATGRPNSDRDGKKIFNRRDKPERRSFGSDRPGRDQGDRKPFGGGNREGGERRSYGNRKEGGEYPSFTTGRREGGDDRRTYNDRREKPEGGERRSYSENRDGGERKSFGANKREGGERRSYGNDRREGGGERRSYDRADRGERKPYNADRRDDRRDARSEGKPAYGEKRGFGADKGSFKTDRPGKYSKPDANSRGSRDRANDRESTPEAPDYNLSRYNNNPRIKKTNIKEEDDGTIRLNRFIANAGICSRREADLLIEAGEIKVNGEVVKEMGFKVKPTDSIQYGKKILNREKLVYVLLNKPKDFLTTTDDPEGRKTVMSLVANASTERIFPVGRLDRNTTGLLLFTNDGELAQKLTHPSNGVKKIYQVELDKPITKADFVKVAEGVELEDGKAEVDDVALLGDASTFLGLEIHIGRNRIVRRIFEHLGYDVVSLDRVQYAGLTKKDLPRGNWRYLTEKEVIRLKYFM, encoded by the coding sequence ATGGCAAAAGATAACGAAAGACCCGCACGCGGCAACGCAGGTGAGGGCAGAAGAGGTGCTGGCAGCAACGCTACCGGCAGACCAAACAGCGACCGCGACGGTAAAAAGATTTTTAACAGAAGAGATAAACCCGAACGCCGCTCTTTTGGAAGCGACCGGCCGGGCCGCGACCAGGGCGACAGAAAACCTTTTGGTGGTGGCAATAGAGAAGGAGGCGAACGCCGCTCATATGGCAATAGAAAAGAAGGCGGTGAATACCCTTCTTTCACCACCGGCCGCCGCGAAGGGGGCGATGACCGCCGCACTTACAACGACAGAAGAGAGAAGCCTGAAGGAGGTGAACGCCGCTCGTATAGCGAAAACCGCGATGGTGGCGAACGCAAATCATTTGGTGCCAATAAAAGAGAAGGCGGGGAGCGTCGCTCATACGGCAATGACCGAAGAGAAGGTGGCGGCGAGCGCCGTAGTTATGACCGTGCGGACCGTGGCGAGCGCAAGCCGTATAACGCCGACCGCAGAGACGACCGACGTGATGCGCGCTCGGAAGGCAAGCCGGCTTATGGCGAGAAACGCGGTTTTGGTGCTGATAAAGGCTCGTTTAAAACAGACCGCCCCGGCAAGTATAGCAAGCCGGATGCGAACAGCCGCGGCAGCAGAGACCGGGCAAACGACCGTGAAAGCACGCCTGAGGCACCAGACTATAACCTGAGTCGCTATAACAATAACCCGCGCATTAAGAAAACAAATATAAAGGAAGAGGACGATGGCACCATCCGCCTGAACCGCTTTATTGCCAATGCCGGCATCTGCTCGCGCCGCGAAGCCGATCTGTTGATCGAGGCTGGTGAGATCAAAGTAAACGGTGAGGTGGTAAAGGAGATGGGCTTTAAAGTGAAGCCGACCGACAGCATCCAGTATGGCAAGAAAATACTGAACCGCGAAAAGCTGGTGTATGTGCTGCTCAACAAGCCAAAAGACTTCCTAACCACTACCGACGACCCGGAAGGCCGCAAAACAGTAATGAGCCTGGTAGCCAATGCTTCGACGGAGCGCATCTTCCCGGTAGGCCGCCTGGATCGCAATACCACCGGTCTGCTGCTGTTCACCAACGATGGTGAGCTGGCGCAAAAGCTAACGCACCCGTCTAACGGCGTGAAAAAGATCTACCAGGTAGAGCTGGATAAGCCTATCACCAAAGCCGACTTTGTGAAAGTGGCCGAAGGCGTGGAGCTGGAAGACGGCAAAGCCGAGGTGGATGATGTGGCCCTGCTGGGCGATGCGAGTACGTTCCTGGGGCTGGAGATCCATATTGGCCGTAACCGCATTGTGCGCCGCATTTTTGAGCACCTGGGTTACGATGTGGTAAGCCTGGACCGCGTACAGTATGCCGGCCTGACTAAAAAAGACCTGCCACGCGGCAACTGGCGCTACCTTACCGAGAAAGAAGTCATCCGCCTGAAGTACTTTATGTAA
- the scpB gene encoding SMC-Scp complex subunit ScpB — translation MNILQNHIQALVFCAQSPISIEDIQRCLQEALGFEEVLVSDVLEAVEGINEQLLEAGFAFQIYAIGGGYQFLTKPEYQQTVSTFLKQKSKRKLSASSLETLAIIAYKQPITRSAVEQIRGVGCDYAIHKLLEKELIEIKGKAETIGRPVLYGTSQKFMDYFGINHIKDLPQLKDFATEENMIGEVAD, via the coding sequence TTGAATATTCTGCAAAACCATATTCAGGCACTTGTTTTCTGTGCCCAGTCACCAATCAGCATCGAGGACATTCAGCGCTGCCTGCAAGAGGCGCTGGGGTTTGAAGAAGTGCTGGTAAGCGATGTGCTGGAGGCGGTGGAAGGTATAAACGAGCAGTTGCTGGAGGCGGGCTTCGCTTTCCAGATCTATGCTATCGGGGGCGGCTACCAGTTCCTGACCAAGCCCGAGTACCAGCAAACGGTCAGCACCTTCCTCAAGCAGAAATCGAAACGTAAACTATCGGCGTCTTCGCTGGAGACGCTGGCCATCATTGCCTACAAGCAGCCGATCACCCGGTCGGCTGTAGAGCAAATTCGCGGCGTAGGCTGCGACTATGCCATCCATAAATTGCTGGAGAAAGAACTGATCGAGATCAAGGGAAAGGCCGAAACGATCGGGCGCCCTGTGCTGTATGGCACTTCGCAAAAGTTTATGGACTACTTCGGCATCAACCACATCAAAGACCTTCCACAGCTAAAAGACTTCGCCACCGAAGAAAATATGATCGGCGAAGTGGCCGATTAG
- a CDS encoding TraR/DksA family transcriptional regulator translates to MNTNEEKQRYSREELSEFENIILEKLTNAKKEVAFIKETLSRRNDSGTDNTASPTKVLEDGADTAEKESLNQLASRQMKFIQQLENALIRIKNGTYGVCIVTGKLIPKERLRAVPHTQHTIEAKLQRND, encoded by the coding sequence ATGAATACGAACGAAGAAAAACAGCGTTATTCCAGAGAGGAGCTCAGCGAGTTTGAAAACATCATCCTCGAAAAGCTGACGAATGCCAAAAAGGAAGTAGCTTTCATTAAAGAAACCCTGAGCCGCCGCAACGATTCCGGTACGGATAACACCGCATCGCCTACCAAGGTGCTGGAAGATGGCGCCGATACAGCCGAGAAAGAAAGCCTGAACCAGCTGGCTTCCCGTCAGATGAAGTTTATCCAGCAGTTGGAGAATGCGCTGATCCGGATCAAGAATGGTACTTATGGCGTTTGCATCGTTACAGGCAAGCTGATCCCGAAAGAAAGACTGCGTGCCGTGCCGCACACACAGCACACCATTGAGGCGAAACTGCAGCGCAACGACTAG
- a CDS encoding DUF3575 domain-containing protein produces the protein MKRIILFCAAALLLTAAPLSSSIAQGQAPTRSTVIKVNVLSPFAATGSGFIEHAFGPHISGQVGAFITGVSVSGVRFDGYGFTPEVRYYVSDYKAAPAGLYLAGYGRILNYKLTVQDKDQGKEYKATYAPIGAGIAAGNQFIFNNGISVDIFLGAGINGGSLKVNSGTEEDFDTGFLNLLGSGFRLRPGLTVGYSF, from the coding sequence ATGAAAAGAATTATCCTATTCTGCGCTGCCGCGCTTTTGCTCACGGCAGCTCCTTTATCCAGCAGCATTGCACAAGGCCAGGCGCCTACGCGCTCTACGGTCATTAAAGTAAACGTGCTGAGCCCTTTTGCCGCTACCGGCTCCGGGTTTATCGAACACGCTTTCGGCCCGCACATCAGCGGCCAGGTTGGCGCCTTTATCACGGGCGTTTCCGTATCGGGTGTCCGCTTCGACGGCTATGGCTTTACGCCGGAAGTGCGTTACTATGTATCGGACTATAAAGCTGCACCGGCTGGTTTATACCTGGCCGGCTACGGCCGCATTCTCAACTATAAGCTCACTGTGCAGGACAAGGACCAGGGCAAAGAGTATAAAGCAACTTACGCTCCCATCGGGGCTGGTATAGCTGCAGGCAACCAGTTTATCTTCAACAACGGCATCTCGGTAGATATTTTTCTTGGCGCGGGCATTAACGGCGGCAGCCTGAAGGTAAACTCCGGCACGGAAGAAGATTTTGACACCGGTTTCCTGAACCTGCTGGGCAGTGGTTTCCGCCTGCGGCCGGGCTTAACGGTGGGCTATAGCTTTTAA
- the ribH gene encoding 6,7-dimethyl-8-ribityllumazine synthase — protein sequence MATSLKNLNEYKKHTFGDISEKTFGIVVADWHHEITDVLCAGAIDTLLQHGARKENIYRNTVPGSFELTLGAQFLAQQEEVDAVICLGVVIKGDTKHDDYINHAVANGLTNVSLKYNKPVSFGLVTTNNLEQALDRAGGKHGNKGVEAAAAAIHMLSF from the coding sequence ATGGCCACATCCCTGAAAAACCTGAACGAATATAAAAAGCATACCTTCGGCGATATCTCCGAAAAGACATTCGGCATTGTGGTAGCCGACTGGCACCACGAGATTACCGACGTGCTGTGTGCCGGTGCTATTGACACGCTGCTGCAGCATGGCGCCCGCAAAGAGAACATCTACCGCAACACCGTGCCGGGCAGCTTTGAACTCACGCTGGGCGCGCAGTTCCTGGCGCAGCAGGAAGAAGTGGACGCCGTGATCTGCCTCGGCGTAGTGATCAAAGGCGATACCAAGCACGACGATTACATCAACCACGCGGTGGCCAACGGCTTAACCAACGTCTCGCTTAAGTATAATAAGCCCGTTTCCTTTGGTTTGGTAACCACCAACAACCTGGAGCAGGCCCTGGACCGGGCCGGCGGCAAGCACGGCAACAAAGGCGTGGAGGCCGCTGCGGCCGCCATCCACATGCTGAGCTTTTAA
- a CDS encoding tetratricopeptide repeat protein, giving the protein MAKEKVKKHSEFEELVENPDALADRLVSSEDFVKRNKSMLIGVFALIAAVIVGGFLYFNYRRTQNAEAQKAMFQAVYYFEADSLNKALNGDGQYDGLLKISDEYSGTDAGNLANFYAGVALLKDGKYAEAVSHLEDFKSDDYLMQARAYSLTGDALLEQGKTKEAADLYLKAANENANPYFSPQYLMKAGIAYEAGNDFKAAAETYGNIIEKYESSAEVNDAKKYKARAEMLAGGEQK; this is encoded by the coding sequence ATGGCTAAAGAAAAAGTAAAGAAGCACAGCGAGTTTGAGGAGCTGGTAGAAAATCCGGATGCGCTGGCAGATCGCCTGGTAAGCTCCGAGGATTTTGTGAAAAGAAACAAATCGATGCTCATCGGTGTGTTTGCTCTTATTGCTGCTGTTATTGTGGGTGGTTTCCTCTACTTTAACTATCGCCGTACGCAAAACGCCGAAGCCCAGAAAGCCATGTTCCAGGCCGTTTATTACTTCGAGGCGGACTCGCTGAACAAGGCCCTGAACGGCGATGGCCAGTATGACGGCCTGCTGAAGATATCGGACGAGTATAGCGGCACGGATGCCGGAAACCTGGCTAACTTTTATGCCGGCGTAGCCCTGCTGAAAGATGGCAAGTATGCCGAAGCGGTTAGCCACCTGGAGGATTTTAAGTCGGATGATTACCTGATGCAGGCCCGCGCCTACAGCCTGACCGGCGATGCGCTGCTGGAGCAGGGTAAAACCAAAGAAGCCGCTGATCTGTATCTGAAAGCAGCCAACGAGAACGCAAACCCTTATTTTTCGCCACAGTACCTGATGAAAGCCGGTATTGCCTACGAAGCCGGAAACGACTTTAAAGCAGCTGCCGAAACGTACGGTAACATCATCGAGAAATACGAATCTTCTGCCGAAGTAAACGACGCCAAAAAGTATAAAGCCCGTGCCGAAATGCTGGCAGGCGGCGAACAGAAGTAA
- the pdhA gene encoding pyruvate dehydrogenase (acetyl-transferring) E1 component subunit alpha — protein sequence MADTKDKAKAKPAKAKVQAEPTFSKETYMWWYENMKLMRRFEEKAGQLYGQQKIKGFCHLYIGQEACAAGAITALTKDDKWITAYRDHAHPLGLGTDPGAVMAELFAKKTGCSKGKGGSMHIFDKEVNFMGGHGIVGAQVPLGAGIAFAEKYNKTGNVCICYMGDGAVRQGAFHEALNMAMTWKLPVIFVIENNGYAMGTSVKRTSNVTELYTLGEAYDIPSEPVDGMRVEAVHEAVARAAERARSGQGPTLLEFRTYRYKGHSMSDPAKYRTKEELEDYKGKDPIESVKATILQNGWATEEELEQIEEKVKQQVADSVKFAEESPYPDPSELYTDIYVESDYPYIMD from the coding sequence ATGGCAGATACGAAAGATAAGGCAAAAGCGAAGCCGGCGAAAGCAAAGGTACAGGCTGAACCAACGTTTTCAAAGGAAACCTATATGTGGTGGTATGAGAACATGAAACTCATGCGCCGTTTCGAGGAAAAAGCAGGCCAGTTATATGGCCAGCAAAAGATCAAAGGGTTCTGCCACCTCTACATTGGCCAGGAGGCTTGTGCTGCCGGTGCCATAACCGCCCTTACCAAAGACGACAAGTGGATCACCGCGTACCGCGACCACGCACACCCGCTGGGACTGGGCACCGACCCTGGCGCGGTAATGGCCGAGCTGTTTGCCAAGAAAACAGGCTGCTCCAAAGGCAAAGGCGGCTCGATGCACATCTTCGATAAGGAAGTGAACTTTATGGGCGGCCACGGCATTGTGGGTGCGCAGGTGCCGCTTGGCGCAGGTATTGCCTTTGCCGAGAAGTATAACAAGACCGGCAACGTGTGCATTTGCTACATGGGCGATGGCGCCGTGCGCCAGGGTGCCTTCCACGAGGCGCTGAACATGGCCATGACTTGGAAGCTGCCGGTAATTTTTGTGATCGAGAACAATGGCTACGCCATGGGTACTTCGGTGAAGCGTACCTCAAACGTAACCGAGCTCTATACGCTGGGTGAGGCCTACGATATCCCTTCGGAGCCGGTTGATGGCATGCGCGTAGAAGCGGTGCACGAGGCCGTAGCCCGGGCAGCGGAGCGTGCACGTAGCGGCCAGGGGCCAACCCTGCTGGAGTTCAGAACTTACCGCTACAAAGGCCATTCCATGTCGGACCCTGCCAAGTATAGAACCAAAGAAGAGCTGGAAGACTACAAAGGCAAAGACCCGATCGAATCAGTAAAAGCCACTATCCTGCAGAACGGATGGGCCACCGAAGAGGAGCTGGAGCAGATCGAGGAAAAAGTGAAGCAGCAGGTAGCCGATTCGGTGAAATTTGCCGAAGAGTCGCCTTACCCGGATCCATCGGAGCTTTATACCGATATTTACGTGGAGAGCGACTATCCTTACATCATGGACTAG
- the recF gene encoding DNA replication/repair protein RecF (All proteins in this family for which functions are known are DNA-binding proteins that assist the filamentation of RecA onto DNA for the initiation of recombination or recombinational repair.) → MLLENLSLLFFKNYEEASLAFSEHINCFIGNNGSGKTNLLDAIYYLSMTKSAFPGTEAQSIKQGEDFFMVKGRFLVGSEKHTVQVSLKQGQKKMVTHNKALYEKMSEHIGRFPVVLISPYDTDLIREGSEERRKYFDSLISQLNHVYLEQLIQYSYVLKQRNSLLKQFAERHYYDRDYLHILNEQLVPFGEDLAREREKFLQEFVPIFQKHYHHISGSSEAVTLTYKSQLPGADFAQLLHQAERRDLALQRTTVGPHKDDFVFLMDGNPVKNFGSQGQQKSYVIALKLAHFEVMAARHHHKPLLLLDDIFDRLDEKRITQLMQMVAAHTFGQIFLTDTHLERTDKILEGLSESIRRFEVKEGQVKVIGEL, encoded by the coding sequence ATGCTCCTCGAAAATCTCAGTTTGCTGTTTTTCAAGAATTATGAAGAGGCCTCGCTGGCTTTTTCGGAGCATATCAACTGCTTTATCGGCAACAACGGCAGCGGAAAAACCAACCTGCTGGATGCCATTTATTACCTCTCCATGACCAAAAGCGCGTTTCCGGGTACTGAGGCGCAAAGTATAAAACAGGGCGAGGATTTTTTTATGGTGAAGGGCCGCTTTTTAGTAGGCAGCGAGAAACATACCGTACAGGTGAGCCTGAAACAGGGCCAGAAAAAAATGGTAACGCACAACAAAGCCCTTTACGAGAAAATGAGCGAGCACATCGGCCGCTTCCCGGTGGTGCTCATCTCGCCCTACGACACCGACCTGATCCGGGAAGGCAGCGAAGAGCGCCGCAAATATTTCGACAGCCTTATCTCGCAGCTCAACCATGTATACCTCGAGCAGCTTATCCAGTACAGCTATGTGCTCAAACAGCGCAACTCGCTGCTGAAACAATTTGCCGAGCGCCATTACTACGACCGCGATTACCTGCACATCCTCAACGAGCAGCTGGTGCCCTTTGGAGAAGACCTGGCCCGGGAGCGCGAAAAGTTTCTGCAGGAGTTTGTGCCGATCTTTCAGAAGCACTACCACCACATTTCGGGCAGCAGCGAAGCCGTAACTCTGACCTATAAAAGCCAGTTACCCGGCGCCGACTTTGCCCAGCTGCTGCACCAGGCCGAGCGCAGGGATCTGGCCCTGCAGCGCACCACCGTGGGCCCGCACAAAGACGATTTCGTATTCCTGATGGACGGCAACCCGGTCAAAAACTTCGGTTCGCAGGGGCAGCAGAAAAGCTACGTCATTGCCCTGAAGCTGGCGCACTTTGAAGTAATGGCTGCCCGCCACCACCACAAGCCCCTGCTGCTGCTCGACGATATCTTCGACCGCCTGGACGAAAAGCGTATCACCCAGCTCATGCAAATGGTAGCCGCCCATACGTTCGGCCAGATCTTTTTAACCGACACGCACCTGGAGCGCACCGACAAAATTCTGGAAGGCCTCTCGGAGAGTATCCGTAGATTTGAAGTGAAGGAAGGGCAGGTGAAGGTGATCGGGGAACTGTAG
- a CDS encoding DUF488 domain-containing protein — MAENNTTIWTFGHSTRSPEEFIAALQSFRIEVLVDVRRYPGSKKYPHFNVAALEEYLSEAGIGYMPEVALGGRRKPNPDSKNTVWKSESFRGYADYAETEAFKEAVTRLTQVAQLKRTAYMCSEAVWWRCHRAIISDYLKAAGWTVLHIMSEGVAKEHPYTSAFLETHPS; from the coding sequence ATGGCAGAAAATAACACGACGATCTGGACTTTCGGACACTCCACCCGAAGCCCCGAGGAATTTATAGCAGCATTACAATCATTCCGGATAGAAGTGCTGGTGGATGTGCGACGTTATCCGGGCTCTAAAAAATACCCGCATTTTAACGTAGCAGCGCTGGAAGAATACTTATCCGAAGCCGGCATTGGCTACATGCCCGAAGTAGCGCTGGGCGGCCGCAGGAAACCAAATCCTGATTCAAAAAACACGGTATGGAAAAGCGAGTCCTTCAGAGGCTATGCTGATTACGCCGAAACAGAAGCATTTAAGGAGGCTGTAACCAGGCTAACGCAGGTAGCGCAGTTAAAACGAACCGCCTACATGTGCTCGGAAGCCGTGTGGTGGCGGTGTCACCGTGCCATTATTTCGGATTACCTCAAAGCTGCAGGCTGGACCGTGCTGCACATTATGAGTGAAGGCGTTGCAAAGGAACATCCCTATACCTCAGCCTTCCTGGAAACGCATCCGTCGTAA
- a CDS encoding DUF721 domain-containing protein, translating into MRYFKKKEEIDRRKADIQPIGDSLKALMKAYRLDGKLSEVNIVQSWERIMGKPIALKTQELYFRDHKLFVRLTSAPLKHELNMSKSKVVELLNREAGADVVKDVVFL; encoded by the coding sequence GTGCGCTACTTTAAGAAGAAAGAGGAGATTGACAGGCGCAAAGCCGATATTCAACCCATCGGCGACAGCCTGAAGGCGCTGATGAAGGCCTACCGCCTCGACGGCAAGCTGAGCGAGGTGAACATTGTGCAAAGCTGGGAACGCATCATGGGCAAGCCCATCGCCCTGAAAACGCAGGAGCTCTACTTCCGCGACCATAAACTGTTTGTGCGCCTCACCTCGGCACCGCTCAAGCACGAGCTGAATATGTCGAAGAGCAAGGTAGTGGAGCTGCTCAACCGCGAGGCCGGCGCTGATGTGGTAAAGGACGTGGTATTCCTGTAG
- a CDS encoding acyl-CoA thioesterase: MTIPAFRPVSYSRTTLTELMIPSYANFGGKIHGGILLSLMDKVAYACSAKHAGNYCVTVTVEGVNFLQPVEVGELVSLKASVNYVGNTSLMVGIRVIAENVKTGVKKHTNTSYFTMVAKGDDDKPTQVPGLTLETREDARRFLEALRRRELSHHYQKELANSKTILQVDEALHFLQQERCKVAF; this comes from the coding sequence ATGACAATACCTGCGTTTCGTCCTGTTTCTTACTCCCGCACCACGCTCACTGAGCTCATGATCCCGAGCTACGCCAACTTTGGCGGCAAAATTCACGGGGGCATCCTGCTTTCTTTGATGGACAAAGTGGCTTATGCCTGCTCAGCAAAACATGCCGGCAACTACTGCGTGACGGTAACCGTGGAAGGCGTTAACTTTCTGCAACCCGTGGAAGTAGGCGAGCTGGTCTCGCTGAAGGCCTCGGTCAATTATGTGGGCAACACCTCGCTGATGGTGGGCATCCGGGTGATAGCCGAGAACGTGAAAACGGGCGTAAAGAAGCATACCAACACCTCCTACTTTACCATGGTAGCCAAAGGCGATGATGATAAACCGACCCAGGTACCCGGCCTAACGCTGGAAACCCGTGAGGATGCCCGCCGCTTTCTGGAAGCACTCCGGCGCCGGGAGCTCTCGCACCATTACCAGAAAGAACTGGCAAACTCCAAAACCATCCTGCAGGTGGACGAAGCACTCCACTTCCTACAGCAGGAACGTTGCAAAGTGGCTTTTTAG
- a CDS encoding AgrD family cyclic lactone autoinducer peptide — MEGRLSLYYTCILFLHQPKVPL; from the coding sequence GTGGAAGGGAGGTTAAGCCTTTACTACACTTGCATTCTGTTCCTCCATCAGCCTAAAGTCCCCCTTTGA